The following coding sequences lie in one Notolabrus celidotus isolate fNotCel1 chromosome 20, fNotCel1.pri, whole genome shotgun sequence genomic window:
- the LOC117832228 gene encoding tryptase-2-like, producing the protein MKLQPPAELHSFTAVMAFCKLLTALVLIHCCGAVLGSEVRSSIIGGGNANKGDWKWMVHLNISDGVNKRRCGGSILNKQWLLTAANCWERDPKPRADRSMAWIGAHDLHKESERYMAIVFHMSHPGYQAVGGGFVSDLALVKLQKKIGFSGLAGPVGLPSDGDTFDSSSECWITGWGNIRPGVPLPPPETLQQLRISILPQNVCKEKYPQMTAEQLCAGDLAGGKDACDGDYGGPLVCRKGAGFVQVGIMSYGSCGLAGRPGVYTRVSSYVDYIKTYINQEEASAEV; encoded by the exons ATGAAGCTGCAGCCTCCTGCAGAGCTTCACTCCTTCACAGCCGTGATGGCTTTCTGCAAACTCCTCACCGCGCTGGTGCTGATCCACTGCTGTGGAG CTGTGCTCGGGTCTGAGGTGAGAAGCTCCATCATCGGGGGGGGCAACGCTAACAAGGGCGACTGGAAGTGGATGGTTCACCTCAACATCTCTGACGGGGTCAACAAGCGGCGCTGCGGTGGATCCATCCTCAACAAGCAGTGGCTGCTCACTGCTGCAAACTGCTGGGAGAG agaCCCCAAGCCCAGGGCGGATCGATCCATGGCCTGGATCGGCGCACATGACCTACATAAGGAATCTGAGCGTTACATGGCCATCGTTTTCCACATGTCTCACCCCGGGTATCAAGCAGTGGGCGGCGGCTTCGTGAGCGACCTTGCCTTGGTGAAGCTGCAGAAAAAGATCGGGTTCTCTGGACTCGCTGGTCCGGTGGGCCTGCCGAGCGACGGCGACACCTTCGACTCATCGTCTGAGTGCTGGATCACGGGCTGGGGGAACATCAGGCCCGGAG ttccacttcctcctccagaAACCCTTCAGCAGCTGAGGATTTCCATCCTCCCTCAGAACGTGTGTAAGGAGAAGTATCCTCAGATGACCGCTGAGCAGCTGTGTGCAGGAGACCTGGCCGGAGGGAAGGACGCCTGTGAC GGGGATTACGGCGGCCCGCTGGTCTGTCGTAAAGGTGCTGGCTTCGTTCAGGTGGGCATCATGAGCTACGGGAGCTGTGGTCTCGCCGGCCGCCCTGGTGTCTACACTCGTGTTTCCAGCTATGTGGACTACATCAAGACCTACATCAACCAGGAGGAGGCTTCTGCTGAAGTCTAG
- the cln3 gene encoding battenin, translated as MEQPDSVTEEEVQQPDTDGRSSRWRNWSGFWLLGLCNNFAYVVMLSAAHDILKKQESENATVTASAALTVGGGNSSSSNSSRYDCNPVSTAAVLLADILPTLVIKLTAPFFIHKMPYGIRVLFCAAMAASSFLLVSFSSSVWMSILGVIFASFSSGLGELSFLSLTVFFSRDVLGCWGSGTGGAGVAGALLYSLLTQAGLSPRVTLLMMLVVPVGMLMSYFLLLDPPPDLPQWQSRETEYTPVGSEDDQRQRLMDGSEEEDNSTPEERHTGLLSFQEKLHVIRGLLKFVFPLGLVYFAEYFINQGLMELLYFPNFFLSHAEQYRWYQTLYQVGVLVSRSSLCCLKIRKLWALSLLQVVNAVLLLFAVKYQFLSSAWVVFVIILYEGLLGGAAYVNTFYFISKETEDRQREFAMAAASVGDSLGIALAGLAAFPVHRYFCSL; from the exons ATGGAGCAGCCTGACAGCGTCACCGAGGAGGAGGTTCAACAGCCTGACACCGACG GAAGGTCATCACGATGGAGGAACTGGTCCGGGTTCTG GCTTCTCGGATTGTGCAACAACTTCGCTTATGTTGTCATGCTGAGCGCGGCCCACGACATCCTCAAGAAGCAAGAGTCAGAGAACGCCACAGTGACG GCCTCGGCCGCTCTGACCGTGGGAGGagggaacagcagcagcagcaacagcagccgCTACGACTGCAACCCCGTCTCTACTGCG GCTGTTCTGTTAGCCGACATCCTCCCAACGCTCGTCATCAAACTGACCGCTCCCTTTTTCATCCACAAGATGCCGTACGG GATCCGAGTGTTGTTCTGCGCCGCCATGGCAGCGTCCAGCTTCCTCCTCGTGTCGTTCTCCTCCTCCGTGTGGATGAGCATCCTCG GAGTCATCTTTGCCAGCTTCAGCTCTGGACTGGGAGAACTCTCCTTCCTGTCCCTCACCGTCTTCTTCAGCAG GGATGTTCTGGGATGTTGGGGGTCTGGTACTGGTGGTGCTGGTGTTGCTGGAGCCCTCCTCTACTCGCTTCTCACACAGGCGGGCCTCTCTCCTCGTGTTACACTCCTCATGATGCTGGTGGTCCCGGTCGGCATGTTGATGAG CTATTTCCTCCTGCTGGATCCTCCGCCTGACTTACCTCAGTGGcaaagcagagagacagagtacACACCTGTGGGCTCAGAGGATGATCAGAGGCAGCGGCTGATGGATGGATCAGAAGAGGAGGATAACTCAACCCCAG AGGAGCGACACACCGGCCTCCTCAGCTTCCAGGAGAAACTGCACGTCATCAGA GGCCTGCTGAAGTTCGTGTTTCCTCTCGGACTCGTCTACTTCGCCGAGTATTTCATCAACCAGGGCCTG ATGGAGCTTCTGTACTTCCCAaacttcttcctctctcatgcAGAGCAGTACCGCTG gtaCCAGACGCTGTACCAGGTAGGCGTGCTGGTGTCTCGGTCGTCCCTGTGCTGTCTGAAGATCAGGAAGCTGTgggctctctctctgctgcag GTGGTGAACGCCGTGCTGCTCCTGTTCGCAGTAAAGTACCAGTTCCTGAGCAGCGCCTGGGTGGTGTTTGTCATCATCCTGTACGAGGGTCTGCTGGGTGGAGCTGCATACGTCAACACCTTCTACTTCATCAGCAAAGAG ACggaggacagacagagggagtttGCGATGGCTGCTGCCAGCGTGGGAGACAGTCTGGGCATCGCTCTGGCCGGACTCGCTGCTTTCCCCGTGCACAGATACTTCTGTTCCCTGTGA